One region of Niallia sp. Man26 genomic DNA includes:
- a CDS encoding ZIP family metal transporter has translation MLEAAIWGAIASLSLFIGSIIGLCFEVPAKVNAYLMALGTGVLIGASAFDLLVESMEKSGLLMTSVSFLGGALLFTLIEVFLYMKGGTNRKRSTGNIASHSGIAIFIGTLMDAIPESLIIGLSLIATNHVDILFIVAILISNFPEALSSTVGLKKDGYKKRKILFLWASVVGISALSSLIGYSFMANASEIVIASIEAFGAGGLIAMVCSTMLPEAYQKAGPVVGFISCIGLMIALGLT, from the coding sequence ATGCTGGAGGCTGCAATATGGGGAGCTATCGCTAGTCTGTCTTTGTTTATCGGAAGTATAATCGGCCTTTGTTTTGAGGTACCTGCAAAAGTGAATGCCTATTTGATGGCACTGGGGACAGGAGTGCTTATCGGTGCTTCTGCCTTTGACCTGCTTGTCGAATCAATGGAAAAGAGCGGGCTTTTGATGACTTCTGTCTCTTTTCTTGGAGGGGCCCTTCTGTTTACTTTAATTGAAGTTTTCTTGTATATGAAAGGCGGTACAAACAGAAAACGGTCAACCGGAAATATTGCTTCCCATTCCGGCATAGCCATATTCATCGGAACTTTAATGGATGCTATTCCCGAATCGTTAATTATCGGTTTAAGCTTGATCGCAACCAACCATGTCGACATTCTGTTTATTGTCGCCATCTTAATCAGCAATTTTCCGGAGGCCCTTTCTTCTACTGTCGGCTTAAAAAAAGATGGCTACAAAAAAAGAAAGATTTTATTTCTATGGGCAAGTGTTGTAGGTATATCCGCACTAAGCAGCTTAATCGGCTACTCATTTATGGCAAATGCCTCCGAAATAGTTATTGCGAGTATTGAAGCTTTTGGTGCTGGAGGACTAATTGCAATGGTTTGTTCCACTATGCTGCCTGAAGCTTACCAAAAGGCTGGTCCGGTTGTTGGGTTTATCAGCTGTATCGGCTTAATGATTGCTCTTGGACTGACCTAA
- a CDS encoding MFS transporter, whose amino-acid sequence MKTQKQLFILQCFYFFAFFGSGSIAPLLSVYLNNSIGLSGFEIGIIMSIGPVVTIFFQPFWGILSDKTNAPTSILKLCAFFAGLCGLGYLFMDQFIWIFVIATLIAVFQSAIVPISDSITIKYTSEHNLDYGNVRMYGALGFGIAVFVMGRISEVSPSIIFISFFAALLICSLTTVKMPREKAAANSNPLKGASKLLAHKKYMLFLIITFMIFSPNLANNTFFGLFVEGSGGTYTGIGIAFLIAVLSEVPFMRIAGAWIKKFGLLEITLFSGILSLIRWIFYFTEPNLTLVYATAFLQGFGVGLFIPAGLQYIRRIAPVHLIATSITFYSAIGNGLGNWFNTFIGGIIFDHYSIFHVYLFFSVLTVIGLGLNIFLLRLEKQEAV is encoded by the coding sequence ATGAAAACACAAAAACAACTTTTTATCCTGCAATGCTTTTATTTTTTTGCCTTTTTTGGCAGCGGCAGCATAGCTCCGCTGCTTAGTGTCTATTTAAACAATTCGATTGGTTTATCTGGTTTTGAAATTGGCATTATTATGTCGATTGGCCCTGTTGTCACCATATTTTTTCAACCCTTTTGGGGAATTCTTTCTGATAAGACAAATGCGCCCACATCTATCCTTAAATTATGCGCATTTTTTGCTGGATTATGTGGTCTAGGGTATTTGTTTATGGACCAGTTTATCTGGATTTTTGTGATTGCGACATTGATTGCCGTATTCCAAAGTGCAATCGTCCCGATTTCTGACAGCATCACGATAAAATACACGAGTGAACATAATCTTGATTACGGAAATGTGCGGATGTACGGAGCTTTAGGTTTTGGGATTGCTGTCTTTGTAATGGGCAGGATTTCAGAAGTTTCCCCGAGCATTATTTTTATTTCCTTTTTCGCTGCATTGCTGATTTGCTCGCTTACAACAGTTAAGATGCCCCGTGAAAAAGCTGCTGCAAACAGCAATCCCCTTAAAGGAGCAAGCAAGCTGTTAGCCCATAAAAAGTACATGCTGTTTTTAATCATCACGTTTATGATTTTTAGTCCGAATCTGGCTAACAACACTTTTTTTGGTTTGTTTGTGGAAGGAAGCGGAGGTACATATACCGGAATAGGGATAGCCTTTTTAATAGCGGTCCTGTCAGAAGTCCCTTTTATGCGAATTGCAGGGGCATGGATAAAAAAATTCGGCCTGTTAGAAATTACATTATTTTCGGGAATACTCTCCTTAATCAGATGGATTTTTTATTTTACAGAACCGAATTTAACACTCGTTTATGCCACTGCTTTTCTGCAAGGATTTGGTGTGGGGCTGTTCATTCCGGCAGGTCTACAATATATTAGAAGAATAGCGCCAGTCCATTTAATTGCAACATCAATCACCTTCTATTCGGCGATTGGCAATGGGCTTGGCAACTGGTTCAATACTTTTATCGGCGGCATTATTTTTGATCATTACAGCATCTTTCATGTGTATTTATTTTTCAGTGTCTTAACAGTGATTGGTCTAGGGCTGAATATATTCTTGCTTCGTCTGGAAAAACAGGAGGCTGTTTAA
- a CDS encoding YjcZ family sporulation protein, with protein MGGEQTAGFGGGFALLVVLFILLIIVGSSYVGYGY; from the coding sequence ATGGGTGGTGAACAAACAGCAGGATTCGGCGGAGGCTTTGCTCTGCTTGTAGTGCTATTCATTTTATTAATCATTGTAGGATCTAGCTACGTTGGTTATGGTTATTAA
- a CDS encoding YjcZ family sporulation protein — MAYGYGGYGSCGCGGYSYAAPVSGGYGSGGFVLIVVLFILLIIVGAAWL, encoded by the coding sequence ATGGCATACGGTTATGGTGGTTACGGTTCTTGTGGTTGTGGAGGATACAGCTATGCAGCTCCAGTATCTGGTGGATATGGTAGTGGCGGATTCGTATTGATTGTTGTTCTATTCATTCTATTGATCATTGTTGGAGCAGCTTGGCTGTAA
- the recQ gene encoding DNA helicase RecQ, translating to MFDKALSILKEYFGYDTFRNGQEEVIRQILQGENVACIMPTGGGKSICYQVPAMIFPGVTLVVSPLISLMKDQVDALTEAGIPATFLNSTLDSYEASKRMEDLKSGKYKILYVAPERLDGEFFIDMLNDLEIPFIAIDEAHCISQWGHDFRPSYSRLGQLIRRLEKKPIVAALTATATPVVKEDICAQLDISVDNTVITGFERSNLSFSVVKGEDRHRYIERFLNKNKEESGIIYAATRQDVERLYERLTNRGYSLAKYHGGMTDKAREEEQQKFITDDCQLMVATTAFGMGIDKSNIRFVIHYQLPKNMEGYYQEAGRAGRDGLPSECILLYSAQDIRIQRFLIDQTTHDPDKQAQDISKLQAMINYCHTEDCLQKYILHYFGEETTETCERCGNCKDERHVVDVTVEAQKVLSCMMRMGERFGKTMVAQVLTGSKNKKIIDFSLDKVKTYGIMKEQSAKAVSDFIEFLISENYIAVSSGSLPVLKVTATGKEVLLQRKQVLRKEQVQTKALTEDNGLFQRLRAMRKSLADSEGVPPFVIFSDQTLKLISSHKPENVDELSAIKGIGEHKLNKYGGIILETLISYKQENPQDWEIEQEVGGTESSSLPKKKGKTENSHLITLEMLNTGLNLKEIAEKRDMTTITIENHLLKCEEEGHSIDWSQFLSQEEQQKIEAVIEKVGGEKLKPIKEELDPHISYFQIKIALALYVRKQTI from the coding sequence ATGTTTGACAAAGCTTTATCTATTTTAAAAGAATATTTTGGCTATGATACTTTCAGAAATGGTCAGGAGGAGGTAATCCGCCAAATCCTCCAAGGCGAAAACGTTGCGTGCATTATGCCAACAGGAGGAGGAAAATCAATTTGTTATCAAGTTCCGGCGATGATTTTTCCTGGTGTAACGCTTGTTGTCTCACCGCTGATTTCCTTAATGAAGGATCAGGTCGATGCTTTGACAGAAGCGGGCATACCGGCAACTTTTCTAAACAGCACGCTTGACTCTTATGAAGCTTCTAAAAGAATGGAAGACTTAAAATCAGGCAAATACAAGATTTTATATGTTGCACCTGAAAGACTTGATGGAGAGTTCTTTATTGACATGCTTAATGACTTGGAAATTCCGTTTATCGCAATCGACGAGGCTCATTGTATTTCCCAATGGGGACATGATTTCCGTCCGAGTTATTCGAGATTAGGCCAATTAATTAGACGGCTGGAGAAAAAGCCGATTGTTGCTGCCCTTACGGCTACAGCAACCCCAGTAGTTAAGGAGGATATTTGCGCTCAATTGGATATCTCTGTAGATAACACGGTTATTACCGGGTTTGAAAGAAGTAATCTGTCCTTTTCTGTCGTCAAAGGAGAGGACAGGCATCGGTATATTGAGAGATTTCTTAACAAAAATAAAGAAGAATCAGGAATTATCTATGCTGCCACAAGACAAGATGTGGAACGGCTATATGAACGATTAACAAACAGAGGCTATTCATTGGCAAAATATCACGGCGGCATGACAGACAAGGCAAGAGAAGAGGAGCAGCAGAAATTTATCACCGATGATTGTCAGCTTATGGTGGCAACAACTGCCTTTGGGATGGGTATTGATAAAAGCAATATAAGATTTGTGATTCATTACCAGCTCCCGAAAAACATGGAAGGTTATTATCAGGAAGCCGGCCGTGCTGGGAGAGATGGCCTGCCGAGTGAGTGCATCCTCTTATATTCTGCACAAGATATTCGGATTCAACGGTTTTTGATTGATCAGACTACACATGATCCTGATAAACAAGCACAGGATATATCAAAGCTGCAAGCAATGATTAATTATTGTCATACAGAGGATTGCCTTCAGAAATACATCCTTCATTACTTCGGGGAGGAAACAACGGAAACTTGTGAACGCTGCGGAAATTGTAAGGATGAAAGGCATGTTGTAGATGTAACGGTTGAAGCACAAAAGGTGCTTTCCTGCATGATGCGCATGGGAGAGCGGTTTGGAAAAACAATGGTTGCCCAAGTGTTGACTGGCTCTAAAAATAAGAAAATAATTGATTTTTCATTAGATAAGGTAAAAACATACGGAATTATGAAGGAGCAGTCAGCGAAGGCTGTAAGTGACTTCATTGAATTTCTAATCTCAGAAAATTATATAGCTGTCAGCAGCGGTTCCCTGCCTGTTTTGAAGGTCACAGCAACAGGAAAAGAAGTGTTGCTTCAGCGCAAACAGGTGCTGAGAAAAGAGCAGGTGCAAACAAAGGCACTTACAGAAGATAACGGATTGTTCCAGCGTTTAAGAGCAATGCGAAAAAGTCTGGCTGATAGTGAAGGTGTCCCTCCGTTTGTTATCTTCTCCGATCAAACGCTCAAATTAATTTCCAGTCATAAACCGGAAAACGTAGATGAGCTGTCGGCGATAAAAGGGATAGGAGAGCATAAGCTCAACAAATACGGCGGCATTATCCTGGAGACACTGATTTCTTATAAACAAGAAAATCCGCAGGACTGGGAAATAGAGCAAGAGGTAGGAGGAACAGAATCTAGTTCATTGCCAAAGAAAAAAGGCAAAACAGAAAACTCTCACTTAATTACACTCGAAATGTTGAATACTGGCTTAAATCTTAAAGAAATCGCAGAGAAAAGAGACATGACAACTATAACCATCGAAAACCATTTGCTTAAATGTGAGGAAGAGGGGCACTCCATTGATTGGAGCCAATTTTTATCACAGGAAGAGCAGCAAAAAATTGAGGCAGTAATCGAAAAGGTTGGGGGAGAGAAGCTAAAGCCAATTAAAGAAGAACTGGACCCCCATATCAGCTATTTTCAAATAAAGATTGCTCTTGCCCTGTATGTAAGAAAGCAGACAATATAA
- a CDS encoding alanine--tRNA ligase-related protein, with the protein MTNQLYYSSPYMSSWTTNIVKTLHKDGKEYVVLAETAFYPEGGGQPSDTGTINGITVLDVQKEDDGTILHLVEQEITGQTAECIVDWEKRYDHMQQHTGQHLLSAVLHEWKDIATVSFHLGTDYTTIDIDIEELTASDLLEIEALCSKYIFANKEIKTYFVTEAEAAALPLRKLPSVTGKLRIVEIDQIDYSACAGTHVFRTGELGFIKLLKTEKHRNQTRLFFLCGHRAMKDYQVSQTILTALSDKFRTNKEMLADRIDKLEKEKKILNSELEAAKLENAAFLAEKLTSNTDSIVISASFAHKPLKDLQLLAKTIIKEKDYIAILASESDKKLLIQHNGSQSISCGALLKEVLAEINGKGGGNNTQAQATFDSEQDLKKAMDSLISSI; encoded by the coding sequence ATGACAAACCAATTGTATTACTCGTCCCCCTACATGTCTTCTTGGACAACAAATATCGTAAAAACACTTCATAAAGATGGTAAAGAATATGTTGTATTAGCAGAAACAGCTTTTTATCCTGAAGGAGGCGGACAGCCAAGCGATACAGGTACCATCAACGGCATTACTGTATTGGATGTTCAAAAGGAAGATGACGGCACCATTTTACACTTAGTCGAGCAAGAGATAACCGGGCAAACTGCAGAGTGCATAGTTGACTGGGAGAAACGATATGACCATATGCAGCAGCATACTGGCCAGCATTTGCTGTCAGCTGTATTGCATGAGTGGAAAGATATTGCAACAGTAAGCTTCCACCTTGGAACAGATTACACAACAATAGATATAGACATAGAAGAGCTTACAGCATCAGATTTACTGGAAATTGAAGCATTATGCAGTAAATACATATTTGCAAATAAAGAAATAAAAACATATTTTGTAACAGAAGCAGAGGCTGCAGCATTGCCTTTGCGGAAGCTTCCAAGTGTTACAGGCAAGCTTAGAATAGTGGAAATTGATCAAATTGATTATTCAGCATGTGCAGGCACACATGTTTTCAGGACTGGTGAATTAGGTTTTATTAAACTGCTTAAAACAGAAAAGCATCGCAATCAAACCAGGCTGTTCTTCTTATGCGGTCACAGGGCAATGAAGGATTACCAAGTTTCCCAAACAATCTTAACGGCGCTCAGCGACAAATTCCGAACTAATAAGGAAATGCTGGCAGACAGAATTGACAAGCTGGAGAAGGAAAAGAAAATATTAAATAGTGAGCTGGAAGCAGCCAAATTAGAAAATGCCGCTTTTTTAGCTGAAAAGCTGACAAGCAATACGGACAGCATTGTCATTTCTGCTTCATTTGCACATAAACCACTAAAGGACTTACAGCTTCTTGCTAAGACCATTATTAAAGAAAAGGATTATATAGCAATCCTGGCTTCTGAATCAGATAAGAAATTATTAATTCAGCATAATGGCAGTCAGTCTATTTCCTGTGGAGCACTGCTGAAGGAAGTGCTTGCCGAAATAAACGGCAAAGGGGGCGGCAATAACACTCAAGCCCAAGCAACCTTTGACAGTGAACAAGACCTGAAAAAAGCAATGGACAGCTTAATCAGCTCAATATAA
- a CDS encoding cold-inducible protein YdjO-related protein, with translation MFFNRKGMDDKPEEVLLNLEVYACNSCNGWMRKDFATDDLKCPLCGNETTMEMRELPQINN, from the coding sequence ATGTTTTTTAACAGAAAAGGAATGGATGATAAGCCTGAGGAAGTTTTATTGAATTTGGAAGTGTATGCTTGCAATTCCTGCAACGGTTGGATGAGGAAGGATTTTGCAACTGATGATTTGAAATGTCCGTTATGTGGAAATGAGACAACGATGGAAATGAGAGAATTGCCACAAATAAATAACTAA
- a CDS encoding transcriptional regulator SplA domain-containing protein produces MDTLDPKDLQLGDEVYVIYHNPHTPSVSNVKPAEIVQHPKDPNALALFLNDTFHTIEDDDALFHSESDAENAYNQMYQDEIDNYF; encoded by the coding sequence ATGGACACACTTGATCCAAAAGATCTGCAATTAGGTGATGAAGTATATGTCATTTACCATAATCCCCATACACCATCTGTATCTAATGTAAAACCGGCAGAAATCGTTCAGCATCCAAAAGATCCAAATGCATTAGCACTTTTTTTGAACGACACATTCCATACAATTGAAGATGATGATGCCCTCTTTCACTCGGAATCAGATGCTGAAAATGCCTATAACCAAATGTATCAAGATGAAATAGACAATTATTTTTAA
- the pepF gene encoding oligoendopeptidase F yields MQITKQTRPYRHEVPEELKWKVEDLFADSNAWKAALVQAENSLAAFDQYKGKLATSSSVLLECLQAQEALLESIVLISTYASLKQSEDGTNPENQANSSLFAAFNAKAAGTMSFIQSEILEMPEELIAQFLKEEQKLAVYSRNIQKILAAKKYALSSETEKVLASLGQIHASPYLVYQSSKLADMSFASIEDNNGAELPVSFALFEDVYEFSPDPEIRRNAYKSFTDTLASYNNTIAAAYSTEVKKQVTLANIRGYASVTDMLLESQEVTTEMYHNQLSVIFNELAPHMRKFASLKKEQLGLEKMLFCDLKAPLDHEFNPETTFEEASDIILEALKVMGPEYSEIMKKALTERWVDIADNVGKSTGAFCSSPYGSHPFILITWGNTMRSAFMLAHELGHAGHFYLANKNQRIVNTRPSTYFIEAPSTMNEMLLADYLLAKTNDNRMRRWTILQLLGTYYHNFVTHLLEGEFQRRVYKLAEEGTPLTARVFNEVKGNVLKEFWGDSVEITEQDYLTWMRQPHYYMGLYPYTYSAGLTASTAVAASIRENGQETVDKWLDVLRAGGTKTPLELLKYAGVDMSNPNAIKQAVAYVGTLVDELTDSFA; encoded by the coding sequence TTGCAAATAACTAAACAAACAAGGCCCTACCGCCATGAGGTGCCAGAAGAATTAAAATGGAAGGTGGAAGACCTGTTTGCAGATAGCAATGCGTGGAAAGCTGCATTAGTACAAGCAGAAAACAGCTTGGCAGCTTTTGATCAATATAAAGGAAAACTTGCTACAAGCAGTTCTGTATTATTGGAATGCTTGCAAGCACAGGAAGCGTTGCTTGAGAGTATCGTACTTATCAGTACATATGCCTCCTTAAAGCAGTCTGAAGATGGCACTAATCCTGAAAACCAAGCAAACTCTTCCCTGTTTGCAGCTTTTAATGCTAAGGCAGCCGGCACAATGTCCTTTATTCAATCAGAAATTTTAGAAATGCCAGAGGAGCTGATTGCTCAGTTCTTGAAAGAAGAACAGAAGCTTGCCGTTTACAGCCGCAACATTCAGAAAATCTTAGCTGCAAAAAAATATGCATTATCGAGTGAAACAGAAAAAGTACTGGCATCATTAGGCCAAATTCATGCTTCTCCTTATTTAGTGTACCAAAGCAGCAAACTGGCTGATATGAGCTTTGCTTCCATTGAAGATAATAACGGAGCAGAACTTCCTGTATCTTTTGCATTATTTGAAGATGTTTATGAGTTTTCACCAGATCCGGAAATAAGAAGAAATGCTTATAAATCGTTTACAGACACTTTAGCAAGTTACAACAATACAATTGCTGCAGCTTACAGCACCGAAGTAAAAAAACAAGTAACTTTAGCTAATATTCGCGGATATGCTTCTGTTACAGACATGCTGTTAGAGTCACAAGAAGTAACTACCGAAATGTATCATAACCAGCTAAGCGTTATTTTCAATGAACTAGCCCCACATATGAGAAAGTTTGCAAGCTTGAAAAAAGAACAGTTAGGTTTAGAAAAGATGCTTTTCTGTGATTTAAAGGCACCTCTTGATCATGAATTCAATCCTGAAACAACATTTGAAGAAGCAAGCGATATTATTTTAGAGGCATTAAAGGTGATGGGACCTGAATACTCTGAAATCATGAAAAAAGCTTTAACAGAAAGATGGGTTGATATAGCTGATAATGTTGGAAAATCAACTGGTGCTTTCTGTTCTAGTCCGTATGGCTCTCATCCATTTATCTTAATTACTTGGGGTAATACGATGCGAAGCGCCTTTATGTTAGCACATGAGCTAGGACATGCCGGTCACTTCTATTTGGCAAATAAAAATCAACGTATTGTCAATACAAGACCGTCAACCTATTTTATTGAGGCACCTTCTACAATGAATGAAATGCTGCTTGCTGACTATTTGCTGGCCAAAACAAATGACAACCGAATGAGACGCTGGACTATCCTTCAGCTCCTTGGCACTTACTATCATAATTTTGTTACACATTTGCTTGAAGGAGAATTTCAACGCCGTGTTTATAAGCTGGCTGAAGAAGGAACACCTTTAACAGCCAGGGTTTTTAATGAAGTAAAAGGAAACGTATTGAAGGAATTTTGGGGAGATTCTGTCGAGATTACAGAACAGGATTATCTGACATGGATGCGTCAGCCTCATTACTATATGGGATTATATCCTTACACCTATTCAGCAGGGTTAACAGCTTCGACAGCCGTTGCGGCTAGTATTCGTGAAAATGGTCAAGAAACAGTCGATAAATGGCTTGATGTCCTTCGCGCTGGCGGAACAAAAACTCCGCTTGAGTTATTGAAGTACGCAGGAGTGGATATGTCTAATCCAAATGCAATAAAACAGGCCGTCGCATATGTCGGCACACTTGTCGATGAATTAACAGACAGCTTTGCTTAA
- a CDS encoding PAS domain S-box protein — MYNSILVIISIILIYMASYTSFDLFQLVKASEKNSRFLFLASTFSLGFGFWVMSFVALMADNIYATSSYDIPIATLSMLIGICFAGMAFYSMLDKENNKHRIYVSSLFFSFSMLAVFILGLYSIGNSVQAENMPALFFSFLLLFSGFSFSVKLSFYPAKKTRIAKGIVRPLCSFIITGVCFLSHFILLHSMTPIEYEPSHYDDSFIVYVVLFITILILGGLIGTSTLIREKLAVNDINVRDMQYALDESSIVAFTDKNGMITYVNDKFVEISKYSRSELIGQNHRIINSGYHSSEFFKQLWKTISSGNIWKGEIRNKAKDGSFYWVDTVIVPFVNKKGEPYQYVSIRRDITDQKQDQIKMQEMVQEVSDIKFALDQSSIIAFTDKQGVITNVNDKFCRISGYSEEELIGQTHRIVNSGYHSAAFFQELWHSIANGEVWKGEIRNKAKNGSYYWVDTTIIPFLDSQNKPYKYLAIRNDITERKRTEEILHRQDKLAAVGQLAAGIAHEIRNPLTSIKGYTEFLSMDETETDRQELFSIVLEEIERVNSIVEEFMLLSKPTSASLEKKEIIPIIANVLSILDYQLRKSKVQVDFTFDDSEARLECDENKLKQVFLNFIKNAVEAMPSGGSLKIAVKTTAKSIDVLLQDTGIGMDKDQLQKLGEPFFTTKKEGTGLGLLVSFKIIENFKGKVYIESEKNKGTSFHITFPKAGNDLG, encoded by the coding sequence TTGTATAACTCCATTCTAGTCATTATCAGTATTATTTTAATTTATATGGCCAGCTACACTTCTTTTGATTTATTTCAGCTTGTTAAAGCCTCTGAAAAGAACAGCCGCTTTTTATTTTTAGCTAGCACCTTCTCTCTTGGCTTTGGGTTTTGGGTAATGAGTTTTGTTGCATTAATGGCCGATAATATATACGCAACTTCGAGCTACGATATTCCCATTGCGACATTATCCATGCTGATCGGAATTTGCTTTGCCGGAATGGCGTTTTATTCTATGCTGGATAAGGAGAATAATAAGCATCGGATATATGTAAGCAGCTTGTTTTTCAGTTTTTCCATGCTGGCAGTATTCATATTAGGGCTTTATTCAATCGGTAATTCGGTGCAAGCTGAGAATATGCCTGCTCTATTTTTCAGCTTTCTGTTGCTGTTCAGCGGTTTTTCCTTTTCCGTGAAGCTGTCTTTTTATCCTGCTAAAAAGACAAGAATAGCTAAAGGCATCGTTAGACCGTTATGCAGCTTCATCATTACAGGTGTATGTTTTTTAAGTCATTTCATTCTTTTGCACAGCATGACACCGATTGAATATGAACCGAGCCACTATGATGACAGCTTTATTGTTTATGTCGTTTTATTCATTACTATATTAATCTTGGGCGGCCTTATTGGGACTAGTACATTGATAAGGGAGAAGCTTGCTGTCAATGATATAAATGTTCGCGATATGCAGTATGCGCTGGATGAGTCCTCGATTGTCGCCTTTACAGACAAAAATGGGATGATTACATATGTGAATGATAAATTTGTGGAAATATCGAAATACAGCCGTTCTGAATTAATTGGCCAAAATCACCGCATAATTAATTCCGGCTATCATTCGTCAGAGTTTTTTAAACAATTGTGGAAGACTATCAGTTCAGGGAATATATGGAAAGGTGAAATCCGCAATAAAGCAAAGGATGGTAGCTTCTACTGGGTGGATACGGTTATTGTTCCTTTCGTTAACAAAAAAGGAGAACCATATCAGTATGTTTCCATAAGAAGAGACATTACAGATCAGAAGCAAGACCAAATAAAGATGCAGGAAATGGTGCAAGAGGTGAGCGATATAAAGTTTGCCCTCGACCAGTCAAGCATTATTGCGTTTACAGATAAGCAAGGAGTCATCACCAATGTAAATGATAAGTTTTGCCGGATTTCAGGTTATTCGGAAGAAGAGTTAATCGGTCAGACACATCGAATCGTTAATTCCGGCTATCATTCGGCCGCCTTTTTTCAAGAATTATGGCATTCTATTGCCAACGGAGAGGTGTGGAAGGGAGAGATTCGCAACAAAGCGAAGAACGGATCGTACTATTGGGTAGATACCACTATTATTCCTTTCTTGGACAGTCAGAACAAACCATATAAATATTTAGCCATTAGAAATGATATAACGGAAAGAAAACGAACAGAAGAAATACTGCACAGACAGGACAAACTAGCGGCAGTTGGTCAGCTTGCTGCAGGTATAGCCCATGAAATTCGCAATCCGCTCACCTCTATAAAAGGATATACAGAATTCTTGAGTATGGATGAAACAGAAACAGACAGGCAGGAATTGTTTTCCATTGTATTAGAAGAGATTGAACGGGTTAATTCCATTGTCGAAGAGTTTATGCTATTGTCCAAGCCGACTTCTGCCAGCCTGGAGAAGAAGGAAATCATACCAATCATCGCAAATGTTCTTTCCATATTAGACTACCAGTTAAGAAAGAGCAAAGTGCAAGTAGACTTTACTTTTGATGACAGTGAGGCTCGTCTAGAATGTGATGAAAACAAGCTAAAGCAAGTCTTTCTTAATTTTATTAAAAATGCAGTAGAAGCAATGCCGAGTGGAGGCAGCTTAAAAATAGCAGTGAAAACTACTGCCAAGAGTATTGATGTGCTGCTTCAAGATACGGGGATTGGGATGGACAAGGACCAGCTTCAAAAACTGGGAGAGCCGTTTTTCACTACAAAAAAAGAAGGAACAGGGTTAGGATTATTGGTGAGTTTTAAGATTATTGAGAACTTTAAAGGGAAAGTATATATAGAAAGTGAAAAAAACAAAGGAACATCTTTCCATATAACTTTTCCGAAAGCAGGAAATGATTTAGGTTAA
- a CDS encoding 3D domain-containing protein: protein MKKLLSFIACATIATSIGTEAKAAEVTVKKGDTLWSISQDYNVSTGDIKDWNDLDSDIIKVNDTLDLQVEKKYKVKSGDTLWSIARENDNSVEDLMEWNDLSSEKIYAGEKIIVDNGIDKKDSGKKEKTKESAAKTVNKDDSGNAETLTVSATAYTADCKGCSGVTATGIDLNENPNQKVIAVDPKVIPLGSTVYVEGYGKAIAGDTGGAIKGNKIDLFMSSEKQALKWGRQQVEVKIID from the coding sequence ATGAAAAAACTATTATCATTTATTGCATGCGCAACAATTGCCACTTCCATAGGGACAGAAGCGAAGGCGGCAGAAGTCACTGTAAAAAAAGGAGACACACTTTGGAGCATTTCCCAAGACTATAATGTTTCCACAGGTGACATTAAAGATTGGAATGACCTTGATTCTGACATAATTAAAGTTAACGATACATTAGATCTCCAAGTGGAGAAAAAATATAAAGTCAAATCTGGCGACACTCTTTGGAGCATCGCAAGGGAAAATGACAATTCAGTAGAGGATTTAATGGAGTGGAATGATCTATCTTCAGAAAAAATCTATGCTGGTGAAAAAATAATCGTCGATAACGGAATCGACAAAAAAGATTCCGGTAAGAAGGAAAAAACAAAAGAGTCAGCTGCAAAAACAGTTAATAAGGATGATTCAGGAAATGCCGAGACATTGACTGTTTCTGCAACTGCCTACACAGCAGATTGTAAAGGCTGCTCTGGTGTTACTGCGACAGGGATTGATTTGAATGAAAATCCAAATCAAAAGGTCATCGCAGTTGATCCGAAAGTTATTCCGCTAGGCTCTACCGTTTATGTGGAAGGTTACGGTAAGGCTATTGCTGGAGATACAGGCGGAGCTATTAAAGGGAATAAAATAGACTTGTTTATGTCTTCAGAGAAGCAAGCACTGAAATGGGGAAGACAGCAAGTCGAGGTTAAAATCATTGATTAA